TCCTCCAGTCCGGCATGAACAAAAGTATAGTCATCTGTTTCGATGGCTGTCGGCAAATTTGCAAGCCACTTAATTTCTTTAGAAAAATGTTTTGTTAAGATTTCCTTTACCTCATGAATGCTTGTCTCTTCGTATACGGGAGACCCCAACTGCTCCAACCATTCATTTAAAATCGAATGTTTTTTCACCCGTAAATAATCTATTACTTGAGGATTTTCATTTATAAGCTCTTCAACTAAAGCCTCACAGTTACCTTCCGTCACATGAACTCCGGGATTAGTAGCTGCAAGGTTCATTATGTAGTTCACTACTCCTATACTGTTACCTCCTTTTTCACAGAGGTCACCGTTTATGATCAGGTAATCTTCAGTATTAAAATTAACTTTTTCCAACAGATTTATAAATAAATCCAACTCACCGTGAATATCGTTTATTACTATAATTCTTGCATTGTTTGGGACTGATAATTGTTTTATTTTCTCCAATAGGACTGCTCCTTTTTTCCATAACAAGTCAATTACAAACTTTATTACTTGCGCTATATAGATTTACTCCTTAATCCAAGCTTTCCTCATAGACGACCTTTCCATTTTCATCCAGGCCCCTTATTTCAATCCATTTGTAGTCATGATTTTCACCAATCCAATGGAACAGGAACATGCGATGCTCTTTTAGTTCTTTGGAATATGTCTGAATATCGTCTTCATTTACCTTTTGCATTCTGTCATAGTCCTCAACAACATCCAACTCAACCTCTGTAATATTCGGATTAGTTACAATACCATAAAACTTCATCCGCATTTCATCCTCATTGCTAGCTGTTCCTGACCATGAATGCGAAATGTCTTGATTTTGTTTTATTTTTCTGCCGGCAACGCTA
The genomic region above belongs to Virgibacillus doumboii and contains:
- a CDS encoding DUF5044 domain-containing protein — translated: MEKTKKKAILEWVLAAVLIFFVVKDSAYINYYHLSPVEAHEQSERTYHYGPSEIVEDIDLGDAHIYLAKYKDWFSANTVNRHAGIFWSPGSSVAGRKIKQNQDISHSWSGTASNEDEMRMKFYGIVTNPNITEVELDVVEDYDRMQKVNEDDIQTYSKELKEHRMFLFHWIGENHDYKWIEIRGLDENGKVVYEESLD